A stretch of DNA from Paenibacillus albus:
CCGCTTCGCTTTCAACCATGGATGGGATGAATCGCGTTAGTCCATTCCTTTCTGCAAATGCCAGTATCTTTATTTTGGTTACAAAATCAGCCACTTTGGGCGTACTCGGGTCAAAGTAAGCATTTACAGTCCCCACATCTATGCCTACAATGGCAGATACTTCATTTGGATATTTTTGTGCCCAATAAACGGATTCCAATCCCGTAATGGAATGAGGAACTAATACATAGGGAGGTTTCAAACCTGCTAATAATAACGCTTGTCTGTCTTCCTCCAATACGGTATCAAGATCTCTTGGTACGTCAGCAACCTCACTGAAACCATACCCAATTCTTTCTGGCACCGCGATTATATATTCATCACTTAAGCGAGTATATAAGCTTTTAAAATCCAATATTGGCGAGGCTGTACCGCCTCCTGCCAGAAATACAAGCGTTTTATTTCCCTGACCTTCTGTATAAACACTCATTTTATGTCCATCTACGGTAACCATTTGACCTATGGGCTTAACTAATGCATTTTCCCTGCTCAATTGGATTTTGTGATTAATGATGACAACTAACACAGCTACTATTACTAGACCTACAATTCCTCCCAAACAGATTTTGATTATCTTACTTATTTTCTTCTTCACTATTTATCCCCCTAATCCCTCGTTACCTTGTGACATGACATATACCAAGACAACCGGTTTAAACTCAGCTGATAGATATATCATAACAAGCCTAAGAGATCGGTATAATGGACCTCCGCCCCACACTCCACTAGACAAAGGTCTGGATAGATAGCTAGCTGATGAGAGGAGGCAACTGAAACAACATCCT
This window harbors:
- a CDS encoding alpha/beta fold hydrolase — encoded protein: MKKKISKIIKICLGGIVGLVIVAVLVVIINHKIQLSRENALVKPIGQMVTVDGHKMSVYTEGQGNKTLVFLAGGGTASPILDFKSLYTRLSDEYIIAVPERIGYGFSEVADVPRDLDTVLEEDRQALLLAGLKPPYVLVPHSITGLESVYWAQKYPNEVSAIVGIDVGTVNAYFDPSTPKVADFVTKIKILAFAERNGLTRFIPSMVESEAAITSGDLTDHEKDIYRAIYYRRTNTPPMVEELVDLLDNAHKVDDLPPPQLPVLFFISNGDGIGLGYTKEQWQGFQISYLSRIANSKYVLMDDYGHYLQDFAPDVLAQKIKEFVPAN